From Falco cherrug isolate bFalChe1 chromosome 4, bFalChe1.pri, whole genome shotgun sequence, one genomic window encodes:
- the F2RL3 gene encoding proteinase-activated receptor 4 — protein METLSKGWLSHRLVLCCAFWGLCLASPDYDDYSQNSTNEQVTTSEITPCPRAIPGEKATINNVTYLLVHEATCSQLSSVVTVRLIPCLYTLVFLVGLPSNALALWVLATRAEKLTSTVFLMNLAAADLLLVLVLPFKIFYYFLGNNWPFGEGLCRLTTAFFYGNMYCSVLLLTCISVDRYLAVVHPFFSRSFRTPAFAACTCTAIWLCAAILTLPLTLQQQSYPLYGVDITLCHDVLPRHEDDGYYFYYFTCLITCAFLVPLVVMLFSYCSVLRALLDSGKRYSYSMKLTALVLFTLVAFYTPSNVLLLVHYSSYNSKLYGDLYISYMVSLAISTFNSCADPFVYYYVSEDFREKVRRRFFSHRKQNTTSLKTSKETLPQKSSKDSLV, from the exons ATGGAGACCCTCAGCAAGGGATGGCTGTCACACAggcttgtgctgtgctgtgcctttTGGGGACTCTGCCTGGCCTCTCCGGACTACGATG ACTACTCTCAGAACAGCACCAACGAGCAGGTAACAACATCGGAGATCACACCGTGTCCTCGAGCCATCCCTGGGGAAAAGGCAACCATAAACAATGTCACCTACCTGTTGGTACACGAGGCCACATGCTCTCAGCTGAGCAGCGTGGTCACAGTGCGGCTCATCCCCTGCCTCTACACCCTCGTCTTCCTGGTGGGGCTGCCTTCAAATGCGCTAGCCCTGTGGGTGCTGGCCACCAGGGCTGAGAAGCTCACCTCCACTGTCTTTCTGATGAACTTGGCTGCAGCAGACCTTCTGCTTGTATTGGTGCTGCCCTTCAAGATTTTCTACTATTTTCTGGGGAACAACTGGCCCTTTGGGGAAGGCCTATgccggctcaccacagctttcTTCTACGGGAACATGtactgctcagtgctgctgctcacatGCATCAGTGTCGACCGGTATCTGGCTGTGGtgcatcctttcttttcacGTTCTTTCCGcacccctgcctttgctgcctgcACCTGCACTGCCATCTGGCTCTGTGCTGCCATCCTCACCCTGCCCCTgactctgcagcagcagtcGTATCCCCTGTATGGGGTAGACATCACTCTCTGCCATGATGTTCTCCCCAGGCACGAGGATGACGGGTATTACTTCTACTACTTTACCTGCCTGATTACCTGTGCTTTCCTCGTTCCTCTGGTGGTGATGCTGTTCAGCTACTGCTCAGTATTGCGAGCCCTCCTGGACAGTGGGAAGCGATACTCCTACTCTATGAAGCTCACAGCTCTTGTGCTGTTCACGCTGGTGGCCTTCTACACACCCAGCAATGTTCTGCTCCTTGTTCATTACTCCAGCTATAACTCCAAACTGTATGGCGACCTGTATATCAGCTACATGGTAAGCCTGGCCATCAGTACCTTTAACAGCTGCGCTGATCCCTTTGTCTACTACTATGTTTCTGAAGACTTCCGGGAGAAGGTGAGAAGAAGATTCTTCAGtcacaggaaacaaaacactACATCCCTAAAAACTTCCAAGGAAACACTGCCTCAGAAAAGTTCCAAAGATTCACTGGTATaa